Sequence from the Brassica napus cultivar Da-Ae unplaced genomic scaffold, Da-Ae ScsIHWf_1737;HRSCAF=2367, whole genome shotgun sequence genome:
aaatatatgtgtcaattatttatgagcattaacaataataatataatatttcttttttcttttaaacttaatttatgtctattttcatagttttaatATGAATCatcattacaaaattattacaataataaatatttatttaaatttataacttataatttttagtcctaatttttttaaagaaaatcttatattttaatatatctatatatatatatatatatatatacatatatatacatatatatacattcatatggatatacgcttccaaTACGTACCGCTTCCTTtcctaatttttcaaaaaatctcGTTTCCGCGCTTCCTTACGCTTCCGCTTCCGCtacccgcttccgtttccatgtaacataggttTAAATAGCCAAAacaaaatagtcaaatagttctTGCTAACATGGTTAGTATACCAAAGAAGCATCTAAACAATGAAATTGTTTCCAGAATCTTCAATCTTATGTTTAATGTGAACGCTCTGAAATATATTACCAATACAATCTCGATTATGATCACATATACTCAGTACCAATTGTTTTCACGATTATTGGCAATCAGAACAGATAAAATGTTAAAAGATTAAAGTGAAACATAAGAATTAGTTTTCAAGATTACCCTTCTCATCGTAGATATGCAGGAAATGAAAtccttttttttccattttgctTTCGATTATCctttcttgcaaagtgatttgACATGTCTCACGGTCTCACGGCCGATTTACATACTCTAACAAAGCTATGTACGATTTGAATGTATATTCCCGATCTGATGGAAAAAATAAAGGTTATCAAACAAACACACTCCAATCAAATAAGAAGGGATATTCGAGATCCAGATTTGTTTCCAAAGAGACTAACCTTATCGATTATGATTGAAGGAAAAGATACAACCTTCCATTGATTTGATTGAAACTCTGTGCAAGGTAATTTCGTTTTCCACAAACAGATAAACATTTAGCATTGTGATTTGTTCTTAACCGACAAAATCAAGAGGAATCGATAAGTTTTTTTCTTGaagctataaaaaaaaaattgggaaaAGATGTACAAATCGGCCTTAAAACTGGGAAACGATGTACAAAGGTGTATCTCGAAACTGTAACTCTTACTGATTAAATTGGGCCTAAAGATAAGATATTAAAACATCAGCATTATAATTATTCAACAACTCTTAATTTGGCCCATAATCAATAATACAAATTATTTGACtaatgtattattattttttattacctgaagaatataaaattaatgttgtaaaaaatatgtaattattcAAACATCAGCAttatatattattcaacaaCTCTTAATTTGGCCCATAATCAATAATACAAATTATTTGACtaatgtattattattttttattacctgaagaatataaaattaatgttgtaaaaaatattgtaaaaatttCAGATTCTAATAAATTGacttaagtttttaaaaaaattatatatatttttcgaaGATCAGTAagtaaaagaaaatgaatatattttatttgcatGACTTCACCAATAACACAAAATCGCCaatgaaacatatataaaccaaaatctACGATCATAATGACAATATATATCTAATATTCATGTTGGTTACAGAtgcgaaattagggtttcgatgATTGATCGCGATTGGGATCCGGGTGCTCAGCGGATTTTAAAGATTAAAGGGAGATTAAATGGAGTCGGAATATCTCGGAGGATCTGCGGAGATCTGCGAAACAGAACTTTTGTAACGGTTTGTAAAGAGACTCTATGGAAACTGGTTTGGGACGGAGATACGATTGGGATCCATCAGAAATGGTTATTATCAAGATCCTCAGAATGGATGCGGAATCCAAAGGATCAAACACAAGAGTTAAGAGGTAGGAGTTTCGTTATCCTCAAAACGAGATCTCTGCTGTCTGTTATAGAAAGTATAAATATTACAATTCGATAGGTTTGTGATAAGAGGAAAATTTGATTTATGGATACGATTTACTTTGGCGTTTTGGGAAGTCTTAATCGATACTCTGACTTCTGGTTAAAGATTTCTCGAATCAATCATGGAGGATTTTCTCTTAAAAGGGTTAGGATCTTGGCGCGATGTACTTAGCTAGAGTATCGGAACGGTagccttatataaggaaccggGCTTTACTCTCTTGATCACAGCTTCTTTTCTGTTATCATACGAGCTTAAGTATCTTGTTTTTTTGCTATTGGTATTGGTGATCATGACTCAGGCTCCGCTTGTGGGAAAGGCTGGTGACGGGAAGAATGGAGAAGGAAATCGCAAGCAGCTGTAGATCTCAATACCTCACTTTGACATTCCGATCTGATCAAGAGTTACTCTAAGACTCTGATCGGGAGATGTATGAACCCGGAGGAACAGACGTCACGGTTCTGCTTGTGATGTTACCAAAAATCTGGAAGGTGGAAGAGAGAGTTGTGGGAGCGGATCTGGACTAGGAAGGTTCCAGTTTCACTTTGACACGGAGGAGGACATTGTGGTGGTATTGGAGATGCAACTGTATCATTTTGATTACTGGATGATAGCACTGGCTCGATGGCAACCAAGGATGGCAAGAGATTTCCCTTCGGAGATTCCATTATGGATCAAGATTGTGGGTGTTCCCACAGAGTTCTGGTCAACCCCTACGTTCCAGAGTATTGGTGATGCTATTGGTGAAACCACAGACGTAGATCTTGACTATGGTAAAATGCGGGTGATTGTAGATGGATGCAAGGAGTTGTGTTTTGAGACACCGGTGGATTTCAAAGGTGGAGAATATTACGAGGAAGATGAGGCTCTAGTCACTACAGGAATAAGGGTTTTGATGGCACCGCTAAAGCGCTATAAGACGCTACCATAGCGTTGTAGAAAGCGCTCCAATATCGCCCGCGAAATAGGTCTCGTACATTTCATAGCGGATTTTTGTTGTGctattgatattttattattaatagcgGTTTCTTGTTATGCAATTGTAATTGTATTTATTGTATTATTATGTAGCGTCGCCAAAATgatattataactttttaactatagcatttttttaaattaaatatagcgATTTGTAATTACTATTGTCGTCTTCTATCAATAGCAATATTTGAACATTTCATTgcatttttttatatgcaattgtttcattttgtttataacaaattttatttaatattttgatttttaaaataatagagaatcaaaaaatgtaaaataaaaattaattctaattaaaattcgaagaaaattaaaatattcgaaaataaaatatattcaattctCACAAATTTTCcatgcaaaaaaaatcaatcagcAACTATAATTCCATCACAATCATCTCTACACAAAACTTTCATCATCAGACAATTGCTCTGTATCATCAAATTCCTGTGCGAGTAATGGTGCTCCGACAACGTCTTCCTCTGTCTCGAGTTCATGATATCCTCTCGGTGGTGCTCTCATAACAACATACCAAGGcgattcttcatcttctctagAGTAAAATACCTGTTTTGCTTGTGATGGTAGAATGTATGGATCTTGTAAATATGGCGTTTGGTTGACATGAAGATTGACAAGGGTGAAACCATCTTCTTCCTTAACCTAGCCTCTGTTCGCCCAATTACACACTTGAATAAAGGAACGCTGAACATGTGGTAATCGAGAAGAATGATCTCTGTTATCACTCCATAATATGTGACCATATCGGCTGTATGTCTTGTATCTCTTGCAGAAGATCTACACATGCTGAAAGCTTCGTAAGTGACTCCACTATTCTGAGTCTTTCGCTTAACGGATTGTATGTGAAATCGGTTCCCGTTAATGACAAAACCTTTATTGGTATGAGCAGTAAACCTTGGTCCAAAGGCCAACCACCTCAGCTTCGTAGAATGCTCCTTTGAGTTAGAAGGTATCTAACAAGGATGTAAAACTGTGTGAGCTATGTGAATAGAAAAGTG
This genomic interval carries:
- the LOC125598556 gene encoding uncharacterized protein LOC125598556 codes for the protein MYRFEGYLAGECIAFCLEFLKNSVPVEEVLNRNEDIQSDGMVLEGRPLQKGTELILSEKDRDIAHRYVLMNMAIMDPYVEKHLQELQDNDVRLATNETLLWKHHTQQFAEWVKNKIPSNSKEHSTKLRWLAFGPRFTAHTNKGFVINGNRFHIQSVKRKTQNSGVTYEAFSMCRSSARDTRHTADMVTYYGVITEIILLDYHMFSVPLFKCVIGRTEARLRKKMVFYSREDEESPWYVVMRAPPRGYHELETEEDVVGAPLLAQEFDDTEQLSDDESFV